In Cryptomeria japonica unplaced genomic scaffold, Sugi_1.0 HiC_scaffold_1137, whole genome shotgun sequence, one DNA window encodes the following:
- the LOC131058928 gene encoding sesquiterpene synthase Cad, whose translation MAAVATCQISENEKLVDRSCQISENDGQSVDRRMGKYHANVWHDDFLQSLSSPYGEASYRERVESLIEQIKENAFNPLLGDGEICPSSSDLLQRFFIVDAVQRLGIHRYFEKEIKVLLDYTYKYWNVNGISWGTQNSTADLRSTALGFRILRLNGYHVSPEVFRNFQDENGQFVLTRPVEEGDNELRSVLSLYQAAEICFPGETILREAKSFASRYLQQTLGQSHEKSQLLTEVDYFLKFSWRSRNPRWEAWSSIQIFRQDVDSWMSMEGVYKIPNEICQTILEAAILDFNIIQAQHQIELKIISKWWTEASVNKLNFFRHRHVEYYLAYACGLYEHEFSLTRVGYAKLGTIITVIDDIFDTYGTYDELIHFKEAVINWDMSMMDRFPKFMQICLQFTHETYMELADEAEKIHGPRARKWMQEYWTNLILAEFKDAEWIATDYRPTLDEYLKNALDSSTVPVVTLFPMLLINTSLPDDILERIKKIELDVMLGCRLIDDCKDFQEQLENGENASWLDCYIRDNPGTTMEQALEHASILTELHMEELTKDFLFYEKDIPTCCKKVYFDCMYRWVAFLWRDIDGFSTSFKGTKDDIMKLLINPIPLISDKRNM comes from the exons ATGGCTGCAGTAGCAACTTGTCAAATTTCAGAGAATGAGAAATTGGTGGATCGAAGTTGTCAAATTTCAGAGAATGATGGGCAATCGGTGGATCGAAGGATGGGCAAATATCATGCCAATGTTTGGCACGACGATTTCCTCCAATCCCTTTCATCGCCATATGGG GAAGCTTCATACCGTGAGAGGGTGGAGAGCTTGATTGAGCAGATCAAGGAAAACGCATTCAATCCTCTGCTTGGAGACGGAGAAATATGTCCCTCCTCTTCTGACCTGCTTCAGAGATTCTTCATAGTTGACGCTGTGCAACGATTAGGAATTCATCGATATTTTGAAAAGGAAATCAAAGTGCTCCTTGACTATACTTACAA GTATTGGAATGTAAATGGTATTTCATGGGGGACTCAAAATTCCACTGCAGATCTCCGCTCTACCGCTTTGGGATTTCGAATTCTTCGCCTCAATGGATATCATGTATCTCCAG AGGTATTTAGAAATTTTCAAGATGAAAATGGACAGTTCGTTTTGACGCGACCGGTTGAAGAAGGCGACAATGAATTAAGAAGTGTGTTGAGTTTATATCAAGCTGCAGAGATTTGTTTTCCAGGAGAAACAATTCTGAGAGAAGCTAAATCATTTGCCTCTCGATACCTTCAACAAACTCTTGGACAGAGCCACGAGAAAAGCCAGCTTTTGACAGAG GTTGATTACTTTCTGAAATTTTCTTGGAGATCCAGAAATCCACGATGGGAAGCATGGAGCTCCATACAAatatttagacaagatgttgattctTGGATGTCAATGGAGGGCGTTTATAA GATTCCAAATGAGATTTGTCAAACTATTTTGGAAGCGGCAATATTAGATTTCAACATAATACAAGCTCAACATCAGATTGAGCTCAAAATTATATCCAA ATGGTGGACTGAAGCAAGTGTAAACAAGCTTAATTTCTTTCGACACCGACATGTGGAGTATTATCTTGCATATGCCTGTGGATTGTATGAACATGAATTCTCTCTAACTCGAGTTGGATATGCTAAGCTCGGTACCATAATTacagtcattgatgacatttttgacACTTATGGAACCTATGATGAGCTTATACATTTTAAGGAAGCCGTGATCAA TTGGGATATGTCTATGATGGATCGCTTTCCCAAATTTATGCAAATCTGTTTGCAATTTACTCATGAAACATACATGGAATTAGCTGATGAAGCAGAGAAAATACATGGTCCACGTGCACGCAAGTGGATGCAAGAATAT TGGACAAATCTTATTTTGGCAGAATTCAAAGATGCAGAATGGATTGCTACTGATTATCGCCCTACTCTGGATGAATATTTAAAGAATGCCCTGGACTCTTCAACTGTACCTGTGGTCACACTGTTTCCAATGCTGTTAATTAACACGTCTCTTCCTGATGATATTCTAGAAAGAATCAAAAAAATTGAGCTTGATGTAATGTTGGGTTGTAGATTAATCGACGATTGCAAAGATTTTCAG GAACAACTTGAAAATGGAGAGAATGCTTCTTGGCTAGATTGTTACATAAGAGATAACCCTGGGACCACGATGGAGCAAGCTTTGGAGCATGCAAGCATTCTCACCGAGTTACACATGGAAGAGTTAAccaaagattttttattttatgagaAAGATATACCAACATGCTGCAAAAAGGTGTATTTTGATTGTATGTATAGATGGGTGGCTTTCTTATGGAGGGACATTGATGGGTTTTCAACATCATTCAAGGGTACAAAGGATGACATAATGAAACTCTTGATCAATCCTATACCTTTGATCTCTGATAAAAGAAATATGTAA